The following coding sequences lie in one Candidatus Krumholzibacteriia bacterium genomic window:
- the murA gene encoding UDP-N-acetylglucosamine 1-carboxyvinyltransferase: MDKFVVQGPTPLSGTIPVNGAKNAVLPLMAAALLSRGTSVIENVPDLRDVTTMVKMLDILGAKTTREGSTMTIDTREANGLEAPYELVRTMRASIYVLAPTLAIHGRARVSMPGGCAWGPRPIDLHLMAMEKLGAKIALEHGYIEASCERLRGAEIVFPISSVGATAQTIMAAALAEGTTVLENAALEPEITDLVHALQECGVEIEGADTPRIVVHGTTSVKPLEHRVIPDRIEAETFMGAAAITGGNVLITHCNPGHMHAVISVLEAAGATVEAGENEVRVKGPSRLKATDVVTREYPGFPTDMQAQIIALLCRADGVSTVKETIYPDRFTHVPELRRFGADVRLDGNLAVIRGVEKLQGAPVMATDIRASSGLILAAMSAQGQTEILRVYHIDRGYQRIEERLNALGARIERASQ, from the coding sequence ATGGATAAATTTGTAGTACAAGGACCCACGCCCCTTTCGGGAACCATTCCCGTCAACGGGGCCAAGAACGCTGTGCTGCCGCTCATGGCCGCGGCGCTGTTGTCGCGCGGCACCAGCGTCATCGAGAACGTGCCCGACCTGCGTGACGTCACCACCATGGTGAAGATGCTCGACATCCTCGGTGCGAAGACCACGCGCGAGGGCAGCACCATGACCATCGACACGCGCGAGGCCAACGGCCTCGAGGCGCCGTACGAACTGGTGCGTACCATGCGCGCGTCCATCTATGTTCTGGCACCCACGCTTGCCATCCACGGCCGCGCGCGCGTGAGCATGCCCGGTGGTTGCGCGTGGGGCCCGCGTCCCATCGACCTGCATCTGATGGCCATGGAGAAGCTGGGCGCGAAGATCGCGCTCGAGCACGGCTACATCGAGGCCAGTTGCGAGCGCCTGCGCGGTGCTGAGATCGTGTTTCCCATTTCCAGCGTGGGTGCCACCGCGCAGACCATCATGGCGGCCGCGCTGGCGGAAGGCACCACCGTGCTGGAGAACGCAGCACTCGAGCCCGAGATCACCGACCTGGTGCACGCGCTGCAGGAGTGCGGTGTCGAAATCGAAGGTGCGGACACGCCGCGCATCGTGGTGCACGGCACCACCTCGGTGAAGCCGCTCGAGCACCGCGTCATCCCGGACCGCATCGAGGCCGAGACCTTCATGGGGGCGGCCGCCATCACCGGTGGCAACGTGCTCATCACGCACTGCAACCCGGGCCACATGCACGCGGTGATCTCCGTGCTGGAGGCGGCGGGCGCCACGGTGGAGGCCGGTGAAAACGAAGTGCGCGTGAAGGGACCGTCGCGCCTGAAGGCGACAGACGTGGTCACGCGCGAGTACCCCGGGTTTCCCACCGACATGCAGGCGCAGATCATCGCGCTGCTGTGCCGCGCCGACGGTGTCAGCACGGTGAAGGAGACCATCTATCCCGACCGCTTCACCCACGTGCCCGAGTTGCGCCGCTTTGGCGCCGACGTGCGCCTGGACGGCAACCTGGCCGTGATCCGCGGTGTGGAAAAACTGCAGGGTGCGCCGGTGATGGCCACCGACATCCGTGCCTCGTCGGGGCTCATTCTGGCCGCGATGAGTGCGCAGGGACAAACCGAGATCCTCCGCGTTTACCATATCGACCGCGGGTATCAGCGCATCGAAGAGCGCCTCAACGCCCTCGGCGCCCGCATCGAGCGCGCCAGCCAGTAA
- the prmC gene encoding peptide chain release factor N(5)-glutamine methyltransferase: MHPATETIRDLLNRAETHLNRSGVPNARRNAEWMLCATLGVSMLDLYVRSRESLGPEPIGSYWRRIERRASREPLQYILGSTEFMALPFFARPGVFVPRPDTEVLVEHAEKKLRALALHEPALVLDLCCGSGVIGVSIAKRVPNAGVTAVDVSDAAVELTADNAAHNEVSDRVRLVHDDAVEYLDSTADRFAAILCNPPYIASGELAGLPREVREHEPMLALDGGADGLDFYRRAIPRMVRCLLPNGFVMVEIGDDQGAAVSDLFEGASFTSVRVIKDLAGRDRVVIAY, encoded by the coding sequence ATGCATCCCGCCACCGAGACCATCCGCGACCTGCTCAACCGCGCCGAAACGCATCTCAACAGGAGTGGCGTCCCCAATGCCCGCCGCAACGCGGAGTGGATGCTGTGCGCAACGCTCGGGGTCAGCATGCTGGATCTCTACGTGCGCTCGCGGGAGAGCCTGGGGCCGGAGCCGATCGGGAGCTACTGGCGGCGCATCGAGCGCCGCGCGTCGCGCGAGCCGCTGCAGTACATCCTGGGCAGCACGGAGTTCATGGCGCTGCCGTTCTTTGCGCGCCCCGGGGTGTTCGTGCCGCGGCCGGACACCGAAGTGCTGGTGGAACACGCGGAGAAGAAACTGCGCGCGCTGGCGCTGCACGAGCCGGCGCTGGTGCTCGACCTGTGCTGCGGCAGCGGCGTCATCGGGGTGTCCATTGCAAAACGCGTCCCCAACGCGGGGGTGACGGCGGTGGACGTGTCCGACGCGGCGGTCGAACTGACCGCGGACAACGCGGCGCACAACGAGGTGAGTGACCGGGTGCGGCTGGTACACGACGATGCCGTGGAGTATCTCGACAGCACCGCGGACCGCTTTGCGGCGATTCTATGCAATCCGCCCTACATCGCCTCCGGCGAGCTGGCGGGGCTGCCGCGCGAGGTGCGCGAGCACGAGCCCATGCTGGCCCTGGACGGCGGCGCCGACGGGCTGGATTTCTACCGTCGCGCAATTCCGCGAATGGTGCGATGCTTGCTCCCGAACGGATTCGTCATGGTGGAGATCGGCGACGATCAGGGCGCCGCGGTCTCGGACCTGTTCGAGGGCGCCAGCTTCACGAGTGTGCGCGTGATCAAGGACCTGGCCGGACGGGATCGGGTGGTCATTGCGTACTGA
- a CDS encoding DUF5946 family protein, producing MAEKKPKRECPGCGLLMPRSDKVTYDGYFNSSPECWVVFEEVLAVASSKDTYAPVYQLIVDAYAAQHAGGKHPDRSVLVHLAGLYAAFDLEVPYNEIPPLLQRLAAQNTKWPRMRPPEFPSPLTVLELALAEGSADFITRAGTWANSVWNSWAEHHGRVATFVNNAGT from the coding sequence ATGGCTGAGAAGAAGCCGAAGCGAGAGTGTCCCGGGTGCGGACTGCTGATGCCGCGCAGTGACAAGGTCACCTACGATGGCTATTTCAACAGTTCTCCCGAGTGCTGGGTGGTCTTCGAGGAGGTCCTCGCGGTCGCTTCCAGCAAGGACACCTACGCGCCCGTCTATCAACTCATTGTCGATGCGTACGCCGCCCAGCACGCGGGTGGTAAGCATCCGGACCGGTCGGTGCTCGTGCACCTGGCCGGCCTCTACGCCGCCTTCGACCTGGAGGTTCCCTACAACGAAATTCCGCCCCTGCTGCAGCGCCTGGCCGCGCAGAACACCAAGTGGCCCCGCATGCGTCCACCGGAGTTTCCGTCCCCGCTGACCGTTCTGGAACTCGCGCTCGCCGAAGGGTCCGCCGATTTCATCACCCGCGCGGGAACCTGGGCCAACTCGGTGTGGAATTCGTGGGCGGAGCACCACGGACGCGTGGCGACGTTCGTCAACAACGCGGGAACCTGA
- a CDS encoding multiheme c-type cytochrome codes for MIRVLALTAVLVFPLAATAQPNPCIQCHTDVTPGIVGDWELSAHAGEGVECNDCHGDRHSSASDVDKVDIPTPETCATCHEERVAQFKRGKHAFAWAAMKAMPTAHAQPIALMEGMKGCGGCHKIGLKSDEDMAAIRKEGGKFGVASCNACHTRHLFSVEEARAPQACQTCHMGFDHPQWEMWSASKHGVRALLKQSMVLPQSAAGPTCQTCHMQDGNHEVRTAWGFLAVRLPLRGGREWEADQTTIMQALGVLDPDGKPTERLKVVEAAQVARLTQEEFDAERARMLTACSECHSENFARAELAKGDDMIREADHLLAQAIRIVAGLYKDGTLKKPKEYAYAFPDLLAFHDAPTPIEQRLFQMHLEHRMRAFQGTFHANPDYALWYGWSEMKRDLTEIEHMAEEMRSSWR; via the coding sequence ATGATCCGGGTGCTCGCCCTCACGGCCGTTCTGGTCTTCCCGCTCGCCGCCACCGCCCAGCCCAACCCCTGCATCCAGTGTCACACCGATGTCACCCCCGGCATTGTGGGCGACTGGGAGCTGAGTGCTCATGCGGGGGAGGGTGTTGAGTGCAACGACTGCCACGGCGACCGACACTCCTCCGCGTCCGATGTCGACAAGGTGGACATTCCCACGCCGGAGACCTGCGCCACCTGCCACGAGGAGCGCGTGGCACAGTTCAAGCGCGGCAAGCACGCGTTTGCGTGGGCGGCCATGAAGGCCATGCCCACCGCGCACGCGCAACCCATCGCGCTCATGGAGGGCATGAAGGGTTGCGGGGGCTGCCACAAGATCGGCCTCAAGTCCGATGAGGACATGGCCGCCATCAGGAAGGAGGGCGGGAAGTTCGGCGTCGCCTCCTGCAACGCCTGCCACACGCGCCACCTCTTTTCGGTGGAAGAGGCCCGCGCACCGCAGGCCTGCCAGACCTGCCACATGGGATTCGATCACCCGCAGTGGGAGATGTGGTCCGCGAGCAAGCACGGGGTGCGCGCGCTACTCAAGCAGTCTATGGTTCTTCCGCAGTCCGCCGCCGGGCCCACCTGCCAGACCTGCCACATGCAGGATGGCAACCACGAGGTCCGCACCGCCTGGGGATTCCTTGCGGTGAGGCTGCCGTTGCGTGGCGGCAGGGAGTGGGAGGCGGATCAGACCACCATCATGCAGGCGCTCGGGGTTCTCGATCCCGACGGCAAGCCGACCGAGCGGCTCAAGGTGGTGGAGGCGGCGCAGGTGGCGCGGCTCACCCAGGAGGAGTTCGACGCCGAACGCGCGCGCATGCTCACCGCCTGCAGCGAATGTCACTCTGAGAACTTCGCCCGGGCCGAACTGGCCAAGGGCGACGACATGATCCGCGAGGCGGACCACCTGCTCGCGCAGGCCATTCGTATCGTTGCCGGTCTCTACAAGGATGGCACGCTCAAGAAGCCGAAGGAATACGCATACGCGTTCCCGGATCTGCTCGCGTTCCACGACGCGCCCACGCCCATCGAGCAACGGCTCTTCCAGATGCACCTCGAGCACCGCATGCGCGCGTTCCAGGGCACGTTCCACGCCAACCCGGACTACGCGTTGTGGTATGGATGGAGCGAGATGAAGCGCGACCTCACCGAGATCGAGCACATGGCAGAAGAGATGCGGTCCAGCTGGCGCTAG
- a CDS encoding type B 50S ribosomal protein L31 → MKKEIHPQYHPVVFVDPSVGAEFITRSTMKSNETRDIDGVKHFVVRMEISSASHPFYTGKRKFVDTAGRVERFREKYKYKDVGGTNE, encoded by the coding sequence ATGAAGAAAGAAATACATCCGCAGTACCACCCCGTGGTGTTCGTCGATCCGAGCGTCGGGGCGGAGTTCATCACCCGCTCCACCATGAAGAGCAACGAGACCCGTGACATCGACGGGGTCAAGCACTTCGTGGTTCGCATGGAAATCTCGTCCGCGTCGCACCCGTTCTACACGGGCAAGCGCAAGTTCGTCGACACGGCGGGCCGCGTGGAACGCTTCCGCGAGAAGTACAAGTACAAAGACGTCGGCGGGACGAACGAGTAG
- a CDS encoding CPBP family intramembrane metalloprotease, protein MTPGLFEHGLFAIVTLLMPLWAQRQYRVLLNEIEAGKADARVNAYRRTMAVEWSLAILVLVRWGVRGQLPGVMGAGDIGTAWWVGAALAAIASVLLVLQTVVVLRSAERIGQARAQLEPLQSIIPASAREGRYFSALSATAGICEEIVYRGFLIAYLAWFFPLWAAVALSSVVFGLGHAYQGAGGIVKTGLVGLAMAGLFVLTGSLWAPILVHAVIDLNSGYLGRKVLGLPAGAAAASAARQD, encoded by the coding sequence ATGACACCGGGACTGTTCGAACACGGGCTCTTTGCCATCGTCACGCTGCTGATGCCATTGTGGGCGCAGCGGCAGTACCGCGTGCTTCTCAATGAGATCGAAGCGGGCAAGGCGGACGCGCGCGTCAACGCGTACCGCCGAACCATGGCGGTGGAGTGGTCGCTCGCAATCCTCGTGCTGGTGCGGTGGGGTGTGCGCGGCCAGTTGCCGGGTGTAATGGGCGCCGGCGACATCGGGACCGCCTGGTGGGTAGGAGCCGCGCTCGCCGCGATCGCGAGCGTCCTGCTCGTCCTTCAGACCGTCGTGGTCCTGCGCAGCGCCGAGCGTATCGGACAGGCGCGTGCCCAGCTGGAGCCGCTGCAATCCATCATCCCCGCCAGCGCGCGCGAGGGGCGCTACTTCTCGGCGCTGTCGGCGACGGCCGGCATCTGCGAGGAGATCGTCTACCGCGGTTTTCTCATTGCATACCTCGCGTGGTTCTTCCCGCTGTGGGCCGCGGTGGCGCTGTCCTCGGTGGTCTTCGGGCTGGGGCACGCCTATCAGGGCGCGGGCGGCATCGTCAAGACGGGGCTGGTGGGGCTGGCGATGGCGGGGCTCTTCGTTCTGACGGGTTCACTGTGGGCGCCCATCCTGGTCCACGCGGTGATCGACCTCAACTCGGGGTACCTGGGCCGGAAGGTGCTCGGCCTCCCGGCGGGGGCCGCCGCGGCTTCGGCGGCCCGCCAGGACTAA
- the prfA gene encoding peptide chain release factor 1: protein MASKYDPILERFDELTGLLSDEKVIKDNARWRKLAKERSDMEELVEVSAKLKKITETLEDNSKIIKANEDAELVEIARAEMDSLEAELEELEEKFRVLIVPRDPNDDKNTVMEIRAGTGGEESALFAGDLLRMYQRYFELKGWKAEVLSSNETGMGGFKEVVLLVAGHGAFGRLKYESGVHRVQRVPATEASGRIHTSAASVAVLPEAEEVEIHIEPNELRIDVYRSSGPGGQSVNTTDSAVRITHIPTGLVVTCQEERSQIKNRAKAMKVLQARLLDRAQSEQDQKMSAERRSQIGSGDRSAKIRTYNFPQQRVTDHRINYTTHTLNAVMEGDLDELIDALHKADVLERAAQRAPAK, encoded by the coding sequence ATGGCTTCCAAGTACGATCCCATACTCGAGCGTTTCGACGAGCTGACCGGCCTGCTCTCCGACGAGAAGGTCATCAAGGACAACGCCCGCTGGCGCAAACTCGCCAAGGAGCGCTCGGACATGGAGGAGCTGGTGGAGGTGTCGGCCAAGCTCAAGAAGATCACCGAGACGCTCGAGGACAACTCGAAGATCATCAAGGCCAACGAGGACGCCGAGCTGGTGGAGATTGCGCGCGCGGAAATGGACTCCCTGGAAGCGGAGCTCGAGGAACTGGAAGAGAAGTTCCGTGTTCTCATCGTCCCCAGGGATCCCAACGACGACAAGAACACCGTCATGGAAATCCGCGCCGGCACCGGCGGCGAGGAGTCCGCGTTGTTCGCGGGCGACCTGCTGCGCATGTACCAGCGCTACTTCGAGCTCAAGGGCTGGAAGGCGGAGGTGCTCTCCAGCAACGAGACCGGCATGGGCGGCTTCAAGGAAGTGGTGCTGCTGGTGGCGGGGCACGGCGCCTTTGGACGTCTCAAGTACGAGAGCGGCGTGCACCGGGTGCAGCGCGTGCCGGCCACCGAGGCCAGCGGGCGCATCCACACCTCGGCGGCATCGGTGGCGGTGCTGCCGGAAGCTGAGGAAGTGGAGATCCACATCGAGCCCAACGAACTGCGTATCGACGTGTACCGCTCCAGCGGCCCCGGCGGGCAGAGTGTGAACACCACCGACAGCGCGGTGCGCATCACGCACATTCCCACCGGCCTGGTGGTGACCTGCCAGGAGGAGCGCTCGCAGATCAAGAACCGCGCGAAGGCCATGAAGGTGCTGCAGGCGCGGCTGCTGGACCGCGCGCAGTCCGAGCAGGACCAGAAGATGTCCGCCGAGCGCAGGAGCCAGATTGGTTCGGGCGACCGCAGCGCCAAGATCCGCACCTATAACTTTCCCCAACAGCGCGTCACCGACCACCGCATCAACTACACCACGCACACGCTGAACGCGGTGATGGAGGGCGACCTGGACGAACTCATCGACGCGCTGCACAAGGCAGATGTACTCGAACGCGCCGCGCAGCGCGCGCCCGCCAAGTGA
- a CDS encoding DUF1385 domain-containing protein yields the protein MSEKPISVGGQAVIEGVMMRSPTYYATAVRTPQGTIVIQKTRFEALTHRFKFLNIPILRGAIGLVEMMWIGISSLSYSASQAADEDSDPKPKKNVGTNLTIFGSVVFALGMGFLLFFLLPLWLTELTGVQNGIGFNLIDGAIRLVFFLGYLFLIAQWKDMQRIFQYHGAEHKTIYVYENKQDLTVANARPYTTLHPRCGTSFLLVVMLVSILVFSVLGKPDTWGERMFRFAMIPVIGGISFEFIRLSAKERFARFLKPAVWPGLTLQKVTTREPSDDMLEVAIAALNACLDYQNVRLEIPSS from the coding sequence ATGTCGGAAAAGCCCATCAGCGTCGGTGGCCAGGCGGTCATCGAAGGCGTCATGATGCGGTCGCCAACTTATTACGCGACCGCCGTCCGCACGCCCCAGGGGACCATTGTCATCCAGAAGACCCGCTTCGAGGCACTGACGCACCGCTTCAAGTTTCTCAACATTCCCATCCTGCGCGGGGCCATCGGTCTGGTTGAGATGATGTGGATCGGCATCTCGTCGCTGTCGTACTCGGCATCGCAGGCCGCGGACGAGGACAGCGATCCCAAGCCGAAGAAGAACGTGGGCACCAACCTCACCATCTTCGGTTCGGTGGTGTTCGCGCTGGGCATGGGCTTCCTGTTGTTCTTCCTGCTGCCGTTGTGGCTCACCGAGCTCACCGGCGTGCAGAACGGCATCGGCTTCAACCTCATCGACGGCGCCATCCGCCTGGTGTTCTTCCTGGGCTATCTGTTTCTGATCGCCCAGTGGAAGGACATGCAGCGCATCTTTCAGTACCACGGCGCCGAGCACAAGACCATCTACGTGTACGAAAATAAGCAGGACCTCACCGTGGCCAATGCGCGCCCCTACACCACACTGCACCCGCGTTGCGGCACCAGCTTCCTGCTGGTGGTGATGCTGGTGAGCATCCTGGTGTTCTCGGTGCTGGGCAAGCCGGACACGTGGGGCGAGCGCATGTTCCGCTTTGCCATGATCCCGGTCATCGGGGGCATCTCGTTCGAGTTCATCCGCCTCTCCGCCAAGGAGCGCTTTGCCCGCTTCCTCAAACCCGCCGTGTGGCCGGGTCTCACGCTGCAAAAAGTCACGACACGCGAACCGAGCGATGATATGCTGGAAGTCGCGATTGCGGCCCTGAACGCGTGCCTCGACTACCAGAACGTGCGCCTGGAGATACCCTCCAGCTAG
- the rho gene encoding transcription termination factor Rho, translated as MDIAELKGKTISELLDVANALEIEGTSSMRKQELIFKVLEAQTQQNGLIFAEGVLQVLPEGYGFLRSPDYNYLPGPDDIYVSPSQIKKFDLRTGDTVSGQIRSPKDSERYFALLRVEAVNHEHPDVAKTKPFFDNLTPLYPEEAFNLEHDPEDLSTRLINLVCPIGKGQRSLIVAQPRTGKTILLQKIANAISANHPEVYLIVLLIDERPEEVTDMERNVKGEVISSTFDEPAERHVQVSDMVIEKAKRLVEHGKDVVILLDSITRLARAHNAVVPHSGKILSGGVDSNALQRPKRFFGAARNIEGNGSLTIIATALIETGSRMDEVIFEEFKGTGNMELVLDRRLSDKRVFPAVDIFKSGTRKEELLIEKKDLDKIWILRKFLNDKPLMEAMEFLLDKLGKTKTNAQFLKSMNA; from the coding sequence CGAGGGCACCAGCAGCATGCGCAAGCAGGAGCTTATCTTCAAAGTCCTGGAAGCGCAGACGCAACAGAACGGGCTCATCTTCGCCGAGGGTGTTCTGCAGGTCCTTCCGGAGGGATACGGTTTCCTCCGTTCGCCGGACTACAACTACCTCCCGGGCCCGGACGACATCTACGTTTCGCCGTCGCAGATCAAGAAGTTCGATCTGCGCACCGGGGACACGGTGTCGGGCCAGATTCGCAGCCCGAAGGATTCGGAGCGATACTTCGCCCTCCTTCGCGTGGAGGCGGTGAATCACGAACACCCGGACGTCGCCAAGACCAAGCCCTTCTTCGATAACCTCACACCGCTGTATCCGGAAGAGGCGTTCAACCTGGAGCACGATCCCGAGGATCTCTCCACGCGCTTGATCAACCTGGTGTGTCCCATCGGCAAGGGTCAGCGAAGCCTCATCGTGGCGCAGCCGCGCACCGGTAAGACGATCCTCCTGCAGAAGATCGCCAACGCCATCTCGGCCAACCACCCCGAGGTCTACCTGATTGTGCTGCTCATCGACGAGCGTCCGGAAGAAGTGACGGACATGGAGCGCAACGTGAAGGGCGAGGTCATCAGTTCCACCTTTGACGAGCCGGCCGAGCGCCACGTGCAGGTGTCGGACATGGTCATCGAGAAGGCCAAGCGCCTGGTGGAGCACGGCAAGGACGTCGTGATCCTGCTCGACTCCATCACGCGACTGGCGCGCGCACACAACGCGGTGGTGCCCCACTCCGGGAAGATTCTCTCCGGCGGTGTGGACTCCAACGCACTGCAGCGCCCCAAGCGCTTCTTCGGCGCGGCGCGTAACATCGAGGGCAACGGCAGCCTCACCATCATCGCCACCGCGCTCATCGAGACCGGCAGCCGCATGGACGAGGTCATCTTCGAGGAGTTCAAGGGCACGGGTAATATGGAACTCGTGCTTGACCGCCGCTTGAGCGATAAGCGAGTCTTCCCCGCAGTCGACATCTTCAAGTCCGGCACGCGTAAGGAAGAACTGTTGATCGAGAAGAAAGATCTGGACAAGATCTGGATCTTGCGCAAATTCTTGAACGACAAGCCCCTCATGGAGGCCATGGAGTTCCTCCTCGACAAGCTTGGCAAGACCAAGACCAATGCGCAGTTCCTTAAGTCTATGAATGCCTAG